Proteins encoded by one window of Paenibacillus sp. DCT19:
- a CDS encoding YoaK family protein, which produces MSLTPDSTNNHQDTTQRIGHTVERLEPGLSRLLLSLALVLIAGFIDAIGYLGLGKVYLSFMSGNSTKLGIALFKGDYSVWATTGVVVLLFIVGAFIGTLITDLFRQYHLTLILSAESILFVIAITWVLLLHTNSILFPLAVAMGMQNTMHQMVAHADVGKGFVSGTLFGIGQAIAKAVRGKAPASEWAVLALSWITFVIGAALGALLFTQASLLISLIVALSALVLLIPYAIYMQRQRTVDPG; this is translated from the coding sequence ATGTCCTTAACGCCTGATTCGACCAATAACCATCAAGATACAACTCAACGTATTGGACATACTGTAGAACGCTTAGAGCCGGGATTATCCCGGCTTTTATTGTCATTAGCGCTAGTGTTGATTGCCGGATTCATTGATGCCATTGGCTATCTAGGATTAGGCAAGGTTTATTTGTCTTTTATGAGCGGTAATAGCACCAAGCTAGGCATTGCACTCTTTAAAGGGGACTATTCCGTGTGGGCAACGACAGGGGTCGTCGTGCTGTTATTCATTGTGGGGGCATTTATCGGTACGTTGATAACGGATCTATTCAGGCAATATCATTTGACGTTAATTTTAAGTGCGGAATCTATCTTATTCGTTATCGCGATCACCTGGGTCTTATTGCTCCACACCAATAGTATTCTCTTTCCACTCGCAGTGGCGATGGGCATGCAGAATACGATGCACCAGATGGTTGCCCACGCTGATGTGGGGAAAGGCTTCGTGTCAGGAACCTTGTTCGGGATTGGACAAGCCATCGCTAAGGCAGTACGTGGCAAAGCTCCAGCATCCGAATGGGCTGTTCTGGCGCTATCCTGGATTACGTTTGTCATCGGTGCCGCCCTGGGAGCGCTCCTGTTCACTCAAGCCAGCCTGCTCATCTCCTTAATCGTGGCTCTGTCAGCCCTTGTGCTGCTGATTCCATATGCGATCTACATGCAACGACAAAGAACGGTCGATCCGGGATAA
- a CDS encoding cupin domain-containing protein: MMTSFKYRLEQKEPRTGSGGITRGASVKDFPASIGIAGVSMRLEPGGMRELHWHANAAEWAYVISGSCRTTVIHPDGHAYTDTFEPGDVWYFPRGYGHSIQGLGPDECHFILIFDNGDFSEDHTFSITDFLTQTPNNIVAQNLGITEEQAAKLNQGEAYFAKGPVPNDSSSSGTYRRNSELTTIHRYPLLAKQPRRAPGGGTQRTVTVEDFPISTTMAGSLIELQPGALREMHWHPNADEWQYYISGQAEMTVFLAEGHAVTEHFEAGDVGYAPMGAGHYIKNTGDDVCRVLIGFNSGHYEAIDLSEWIAGNPDDLLSTNLGMSKEEAAQLPNDTLFLAPDQHKDQNHS; this comes from the coding sequence ATGATGACATCTTTTAAATATCGTCTTGAACAAAAGGAACCTCGGACAGGCTCTGGCGGAATTACCCGCGGCGCTTCGGTTAAAGATTTCCCTGCTTCAATCGGCATTGCTGGCGTATCCATGCGACTCGAGCCGGGAGGCATGCGTGAACTGCATTGGCATGCAAACGCAGCAGAATGGGCTTACGTCATCAGCGGTTCCTGTCGTACAACAGTCATTCATCCGGATGGACATGCCTACACGGATACGTTCGAGCCCGGTGATGTCTGGTATTTCCCGCGCGGATATGGACATTCCATTCAGGGACTTGGCCCAGACGAATGTCATTTTATTTTGATTTTTGATAATGGTGATTTCTCGGAGGATCATACTTTTAGCATCACAGATTTCCTTACACAGACACCGAACAACATTGTCGCTCAGAATCTTGGTATCACCGAAGAGCAGGCAGCCAAGCTGAATCAGGGCGAAGCTTACTTTGCCAAAGGGCCTGTGCCCAACGATAGCTCCTCTTCTGGTACATATCGCCGCAACTCAGAGCTAACAACGATTCATCGGTATCCACTCCTTGCCAAACAGCCTCGACGAGCACCAGGAGGCGGTACGCAACGTACAGTGACCGTCGAAGACTTCCCCATCTCCACCACAATGGCTGGGTCACTCATTGAATTACAGCCGGGTGCGCTACGGGAGATGCATTGGCATCCTAACGCGGACGAATGGCAGTACTACATCAGCGGGCAGGCTGAAATGACGGTATTCCTGGCAGAAGGTCATGCTGTAACAGAGCATTTCGAAGCAGGCGATGTCGGCTATGCACCTATGGGGGCTGGTCATTATATCAAAAATACCGGAGACGACGTCTGTCGTGTGTTAATCGGCTTCAACAGCGGACACTACGAAGCCATTGATCTGAGTGAATGGATTGCCGGTAACCCGGACGACCTGTTATCTACGAATTTGGGTATGTCCAAAGAAGAAGCGGCTCAGCTTCCAAATGATACGCTCTTTCTTGCACCAGACCAGCATAAAGATCAGAATCACTCCTGA
- a CDS encoding TetR/AcrR family transcriptional regulator, with protein MSAPTESTDRRIKKSKAALKHALIKLMQKQPFREISITDIVKLADLNRGTFYKHYQYKEDLFNEIIDDVIQDLVTSYREPYQGKEIFEVSHMPSSAIRIFEHVYQHAAFYTLAVTSEASSSFQQMICNVLRDLALQDLNEIFPTHINRELFASYQAHAIFGMIIEWIHQEFRHSTGYMAEELFKIINYKPATVVYHSTQREPAAQYVQKNGMTLE; from the coding sequence ATGTCAGCCCCTACTGAATCCACGGATCGAAGAATTAAGAAATCCAAAGCTGCGCTGAAACATGCACTCATTAAGCTTATGCAAAAGCAACCTTTTAGAGAAATATCCATTACCGATATTGTGAAGTTGGCGGATCTGAATCGGGGAACCTTCTATAAGCACTATCAGTACAAAGAAGACCTGTTTAATGAGATCATCGACGATGTCATTCAAGACCTGGTCACCTCTTACCGTGAACCGTATCAAGGCAAAGAAATATTTGAAGTGAGTCATATGCCATCATCAGCCATCCGCATCTTCGAGCACGTCTATCAGCATGCTGCATTCTATACGCTTGCCGTCACATCCGAGGCATCGTCCAGTTTCCAGCAGATGATCTGTAATGTTCTTCGCGACCTCGCCTTACAGGATCTGAACGAAATATTCCCGACGCATATCAACCGCGAGCTGTTTGCGAGTTATCAGGCGCATGCCATCTTTGGCATGATTATCGAGTGGATTCATCAGGAATTCAGGCACAGCACAGGCTATATGGCCGAGGAATTGTTCAAAATTATTAATTATAAACCTGCTACTGTGGTCTATCATTCGACTCAACGAGAACCTGCGGCACAATATGTACAAAAAAATGGAATGACCCTCGAATGA
- a CDS encoding SDR family oxidoreductase, whose translation MKLQDKVAVVTGAGSGMGKAIATLYASEGAKVVVSDINEQSAQTVASEIKEAGGEAIVVLANVAKEDDVQNLIDVTVSTYGTVDILVNNAGIMDGMEPAADITDEKWERLFAVNTTSVMRTTRKVLPIFQEKQKGVIVNIASAGGLHGGRAGAAYTASKHAVIGFTKNTGYMYAEQGIRCNAIAPGAVATNIGSTMAGISQFGAGRQQLGMAINPRVGTSEEIAKVALFLGSDESSFVNGTVITADAGWSSY comes from the coding sequence ATGAAACTTCAAGATAAAGTTGCTGTTGTGACAGGTGCAGGTTCAGGCATGGGGAAAGCGATTGCCACACTATATGCTAGTGAAGGTGCCAAAGTTGTTGTGTCAGACATTAACGAGCAATCCGCTCAGACGGTTGCTAGTGAGATTAAGGAAGCAGGCGGAGAAGCGATCGTGGTTTTGGCTAATGTGGCCAAAGAGGACGATGTGCAAAATCTGATTGATGTGACGGTAAGCACATACGGTACTGTGGACATTCTGGTGAACAATGCAGGTATTATGGATGGCATGGAGCCAGCAGCAGATATCACGGATGAGAAATGGGAGAGATTGTTCGCCGTAAATACAACCAGCGTAATGCGGACTACGCGTAAAGTATTGCCAATCTTCCAAGAGAAGCAAAAAGGAGTCATCGTGAACATAGCTTCGGCAGGCGGATTGCATGGCGGACGTGCGGGAGCCGCTTATACAGCTTCCAAACACGCGGTAATTGGTTTCACCAAAAATACGGGGTACATGTATGCCGAGCAAGGCATTCGTTGTAATGCCATCGCCCCGGGCGCTGTGGCTACCAATATTGGTTCCACGATGGCTGGGATAAGTCAATTCGGGGCTGGACGTCAACAACTGGGTATGGCAATCAACCCACGTGTAGGTACGAGCGAAGAGATTGCGAAAGTGGCGCTGTTCCTTGGTTCGGATGAATCCAGTTTCGTTAACGGAACCGTCATTACGGCGGATGCCGGCTGGAGCTCCTACTAA
- a CDS encoding LacI family DNA-binding transcriptional regulator → MITIKDIAKLAGVSPSTVSRVISNHPRISAETSLKVKQIMKELNYHPNIMAKSLVSKTTQTLGIMLPRPAEELFQNYFFGELLRGIISLATRNNYELLLTTETSSDDELHAISRLVHGRRVDGILLLGSKRDDPIISFLEEEEFPFVLIGRSEAHPNAPMVDNDNVQTAYDATQHLIAQGHTRIGFVSGPPEITLSHDRMRGYQKALAEAELHANRDWIVEGEFLQESGFRAMSLFMSLPDRPTAIVVIDDNVAFGVLRALAELGYQVPEDISVVSFNNIALSELASPPLSSIDIGTYQLGYTAVQVLLKIISGEPQTHNPVIIPHRLIVRESSLYSKSKSSLS, encoded by the coding sequence ATGATTACGATCAAGGATATAGCCAAATTGGCGGGTGTCTCCCCTTCTACAGTGTCACGGGTGATTTCCAACCATCCCAGAATTAGCGCCGAGACGTCTCTCAAAGTAAAGCAAATTATGAAAGAACTCAACTATCATCCCAACATTATGGCGAAAAGCCTTGTGTCCAAAACGACGCAAACCCTTGGGATTATGCTTCCGCGCCCTGCAGAGGAGTTGTTCCAGAACTACTTTTTTGGGGAATTGCTACGAGGTATTATTTCACTCGCCACACGCAACAATTATGAATTGCTGCTAACAACTGAAACATCATCCGATGACGAACTTCATGCCATATCCCGGCTTGTGCACGGCCGAAGAGTAGATGGCATTCTGCTGCTAGGTTCGAAGCGAGATGATCCGATCATTTCATTTCTTGAAGAGGAAGAGTTTCCTTTTGTCCTGATCGGTCGTAGTGAAGCTCACCCAAACGCACCCATGGTGGATAATGACAATGTGCAAACTGCTTATGATGCAACGCAGCATCTCATTGCACAAGGGCATACGCGGATTGGATTCGTGAGTGGCCCGCCAGAAATTACGTTATCCCATGATCGTATGCGTGGATACCAGAAAGCTCTTGCCGAAGCAGAGCTACATGCCAATCGGGACTGGATTGTGGAGGGTGAATTCCTACAAGAGAGCGGATTCCGAGCGATGTCTCTATTCATGTCTTTGCCTGATAGACCCACGGCCATTGTTGTTATTGATGATAATGTGGCTTTTGGAGTATTGAGAGCTCTTGCCGAGCTGGGATATCAGGTACCTGAGGATATTAGCGTGGTCAGCTTTAACAATATAGCCTTATCCGAACTGGCTTCACCGCCACTCAGTTCCATCGATATCGGAACCTATCAGCTTGGCTATACGGCAGTTCAGGTGTTACTTAAAATTATAAGCGGGGAGCCGCAAACGCATAATCCCGTCATTATTCCACATCGATTAATTGTGCGAGAATCCTCACTCTACTCCAAAAGCAAGTCATCATTGAGCTGA
- a CDS encoding extracellular solute-binding protein gives MRKWQGATMSVVMAFTLAACSAGGGTTSPTIAGENPEEAVQLTAENLQPEEGATLVIWEDKNQSSFIEQRVQKFEEKYGVTVKMEELPPTDQVTKLTTDGPAGLAADVVVFPHDKIGSASEAGLILPNDIFEAETVANTSENALKAVTFKDILYGYPYSVETYALFYNKALYPEAPQNFDEIISFAQTFNDTKSNQYALMWELQQFYYNYAFLASQGGYIFGDNGMDSGDLGLNNEGAQKGGQFLQTLKSEVLPLKMGDVNYDIKKGLFSSGKLAMDINGPWTIADYRNAGIDFGVAPLPAIDGKPMTSFSGVKAYYVNAFTQYPNASKLLAAFLSNEEAQMENFELNGTLPANKNVAANPKVQEDPINNAFLEQFNNSTPMPSLPAMDSVWGRSHQPLRISGIRARMSKHRWTMP, from the coding sequence ATGAGAAAATGGCAAGGGGCAACAATGTCTGTCGTAATGGCTTTCACACTGGCCGCATGCTCGGCAGGAGGGGGAACTACATCTCCAACAATAGCAGGCGAGAATCCGGAAGAAGCTGTACAACTGACAGCCGAGAATCTTCAACCAGAGGAAGGAGCAACCTTGGTCATCTGGGAGGACAAAAATCAAAGCAGCTTCATTGAGCAGAGAGTGCAAAAGTTCGAAGAGAAGTACGGTGTAACCGTCAAAATGGAGGAATTGCCTCCAACGGATCAGGTGACGAAATTAACGACAGATGGACCGGCAGGGCTGGCAGCAGACGTGGTCGTGTTTCCACATGACAAAATTGGTAGCGCTTCAGAAGCGGGACTGATCTTGCCAAATGACATTTTTGAAGCAGAAACCGTAGCGAATACAAGTGAGAATGCCCTCAAGGCGGTGACGTTCAAGGATATCTTGTACGGATATCCGTACAGCGTTGAGACATATGCCCTCTTTTATAACAAAGCATTATACCCGGAAGCTCCACAAAACTTCGATGAGATTATCAGCTTCGCCCAAACCTTCAATGATACCAAGTCCAATCAATACGCATTGATGTGGGAACTGCAGCAGTTCTATTACAATTATGCGTTTCTGGCATCGCAGGGCGGATATATCTTCGGTGATAACGGGATGGATAGCGGAGATCTTGGTTTGAATAATGAAGGCGCTCAGAAGGGTGGGCAGTTCCTGCAGACACTGAAGTCTGAAGTGTTGCCACTCAAGATGGGTGATGTGAACTACGATATCAAAAAAGGATTGTTCTCCAGCGGCAAGCTGGCGATGGATATTAACGGGCCGTGGACCATTGCGGATTACCGCAATGCGGGAATCGACTTCGGTGTTGCTCCACTTCCAGCGATCGATGGCAAACCGATGACATCTTTCTCAGGGGTCAAAGCTTATTACGTAAATGCATTCACGCAATATCCGAATGCCTCCAAGTTGCTGGCTGCGTTCCTCTCGAATGAAGAGGCTCAGATGGAGAACTTTGAACTGAATGGTACACTTCCTGCGAACAAGAATGTCGCAGCGAACCCGAAGGTTCAGGAAGATCCGATCAACAATGCGTTCCTGGAGCAATTCAACAACTCCACCCCAATGCCTTCGCTTCCTGCTATGGACAGCGTCTGGGGCCGATCACATCAGCCATTACGGATATCTGGGATACGGGCAAGGATGTCAAAGCATCGCTGGACAATGCCGTGA
- a CDS encoding sugar ABC transporter permease, with translation MQQQHVPVPVGPGREKQHRMTAAICSIILQGLGQLYNRQWIKGIVLLLLEGVGLAYLLPRLSHAVWGIWTLGENTQRFVKVNGSTVLQKGDHSIFLLLDGIIVLLVFFVFILIYILNIRDAYMTGLAREEGKQIRSAGATIRNMMDRNFPYLFLSIPALGILFFTIMPILFTVTIAFTNYSAPDHIPPAKLVDWVGFKTFTDLIQLKSWSQTFYGVLTWTVIWAILATVTTYFGGVLVALLIEQRGIRFKKLWRTIFILPYAIPQIISLLLMRNLFNGQFGPINTYMRAFGLEGLPWLTDPFWAKVTVIVVNMWIGIPVSMVLILGVLTAIPRDLYEAAEVDGASAFQKFRIITMPFILFATTPVLIMQFAGNFNNFNVIFLLTNGNPLRGDYQYAGATDLLVTWLYKLTLDNNKFNMASAVGIIIFLIIASFSIWNFRRSKSFKEEDMIQ, from the coding sequence ATGCAACAGCAGCATGTCCCGGTGCCTGTAGGCCCCGGAAGGGAGAAGCAGCACCGGATGACAGCGGCCATATGTTCCATCATATTGCAAGGTCTGGGGCAGTTATATAATCGGCAATGGATCAAAGGAATTGTACTACTGTTGCTGGAGGGAGTAGGGCTTGCGTACCTGCTTCCTCGCCTGTCCCATGCGGTATGGGGAATATGGACACTGGGAGAAAATACACAGCGTTTTGTCAAAGTGAATGGTTCCACCGTGCTTCAAAAAGGAGACCATTCCATCTTTTTATTGCTGGATGGAATTATCGTATTGCTGGTATTTTTTGTGTTTATTCTGATCTACATTTTGAATATCCGGGATGCATACATGACCGGGCTTGCTAGAGAAGAAGGCAAGCAAATACGAAGTGCAGGAGCCACCATCCGCAACATGATGGATCGAAACTTCCCATATCTGTTCCTGTCCATTCCGGCACTGGGGATACTCTTTTTCACGATTATGCCAATCTTGTTCACGGTCACCATCGCGTTTACGAACTATTCGGCACCGGATCATATTCCGCCGGCTAAATTGGTAGACTGGGTTGGTTTCAAGACATTTACGGATCTCATCCAGCTTAAGTCATGGAGTCAGACGTTCTATGGTGTCCTCACCTGGACGGTGATCTGGGCCATTCTAGCTACGGTCACTACCTATTTCGGTGGTGTGCTCGTGGCGCTATTAATTGAACAGCGGGGCATACGCTTTAAGAAGCTGTGGCGTACGATTTTCATCCTGCCTTACGCCATCCCGCAGATTATTTCCCTGTTATTGATGCGCAATCTGTTTAACGGTCAGTTTGGGCCGATTAATACGTATATGAGAGCTTTTGGGCTAGAGGGATTACCTTGGCTGACCGATCCGTTCTGGGCAAAGGTTACAGTCATTGTCGTCAATATGTGGATCGGTATCCCGGTTAGCATGGTGCTGATTCTAGGCGTATTGACAGCCATTCCACGTGATCTGTATGAGGCTGCTGAAGTGGACGGTGCTTCTGCATTCCAGAAATTCCGAATCATTACGATGCCGTTCATTTTATTTGCGACTACACCGGTGCTCATTATGCAGTTCGCTGGTAACTTCAACAATTTTAATGTCATCTTCCTGCTGACTAACGGCAATCCGCTACGTGGGGATTATCAGTATGCTGGCGCAACGGATCTGCTCGTAACCTGGCTCTACAAGCTCACGCTGGATAACAATAAGTTCAACATGGCTTCTGCGGTAGGTATTATTATCTTCCTGATTATCGCTTCATTCTCCATCTGGAATTTCCGCCGCTCCAAGTCATTCAAGGAGGAGGACATGATTCAATGA
- a CDS encoding sugar ABC transporter permease, with protein MKTRNNPVRLAVSYLLLLIIAVVSIYPVLWIFLSSLRPGAALFSERLWPEAFTLSHYGELFNNPSFMYGRWYMNTLKIAFFTMIFSTLMVTLGMYALSRFRFRGRKAILSTMLILGMFPSFMSMIAIYIILLQIKLLDTHTALILVYSSGAVLGGFIVKGFFDTVPRSLDEAARIDGASHLRVFTSIILPLSKPMLTYVALTSFTGAWMDFIFARLVLRTKENWTLAVGMWDLVNRYQDSNFTMFAAGAVLIAIPITLLFVFLQRFLVQGLTSGASKG; from the coding sequence ATGAAGACACGCAATAATCCGGTGCGCCTGGCTGTGAGTTACCTGCTATTACTGATCATTGCCGTCGTCTCCATCTATCCGGTGCTCTGGATCTTTCTCTCTTCCCTAAGACCGGGTGCGGCATTGTTTAGTGAGCGTCTGTGGCCAGAAGCCTTCACGCTATCCCATTATGGTGAACTGTTTAACAATCCATCCTTTATGTATGGCCGCTGGTATATGAATACGCTGAAAATTGCCTTTTTCACGATGATCTTCTCGACACTCATGGTGACATTGGGGATGTATGCCTTGTCGCGTTTCCGTTTCCGTGGGCGCAAAGCAATACTTTCCACCATGCTGATTCTTGGCATGTTTCCAAGTTTCATGAGCATGATTGCGATTTATATCATTTTGCTGCAAATCAAATTGCTCGATACCCATACTGCGCTTATTCTGGTCTATTCTTCAGGAGCAGTACTTGGGGGATTCATCGTCAAAGGATTCTTCGACACCGTTCCGCGCAGCCTGGATGAAGCGGCTCGTATCGATGGTGCAAGCCACTTGCGGGTATTCACCAGCATCATTTTGCCATTATCCAAACCGATGTTGACCTATGTGGCTTTAACCAGCTTCACAGGGGCGTGGATGGACTTTATTTTTGCCCGTCTGGTACTGCGTACGAAGGAGAATTGGACACTTGCGGTAGGAATGTGGGATCTGGTCAACCGTTATCAGGACAGTAACTTTACAATGTTCGCCGCAGGAGCGGTACTAATCGCCATTCCGATTACGCTGTTGTTCGTTTTCCTACAGCGCTTCCTTGTTCAAGGTCTCACATCGGGGGCTTCCAAAGGGTAA
- a CDS encoding alpha-amylase family glycosyl hydrolase has protein sequence MFKLTKRVMLSATLALGLMAGSAFPFLTTASVFADPDTAVTNKQNFSTDVIYQVFTDRFSDGNPANNPTGGAYDASCSNLKLYCGGDWQGLIDKINDNYFTDLGITALWISQPVENIYSLINYSGVNNTAYHGYWARDFKKTNPAFGTMTDFKNLVDTAHAKDIKIIIDFAPNHTSPAMETDTSFAENGRLYDNGNLVGGYTNDTNQYFHHNGGSDFSTLENGIYKNLYDLADLNHNNGTIDTYFKDAIKQWLDMGIDGIRVDAVKHMPMGWQKNWMSSIYTHQPVFTFGEWFLGSSASDADNNDFANKSGMSLLDFRFNQEVRNVFRDNTATMYALDSMISSTGADYDHIHDQVTFIDNHDMDRFKTNAVNNRRLEQALAFTLTSRGVPAIYYGTEQYMTGNGDPDNRGKMPSFSKTSTAFNVISKLAPLRKSNPAIAYGSTQQRWINNDVYIYERKFGKSVAVVAINRSTSASASISGLTTSLPTGTYTDVLGGALNGSQISSNGGNITSFNLAAGATAVWQYTANETTPTIGNVGPTMGKAGNEVTIDGRGFGASKGTVHFGTTAVTGAAITSWEDTQIKVKIPAVAAGTYAVKVTAGGVSSNAYNDFTVLSGDQVSVRFVINNATTSLGENIYLTGNVAELGSWSTGSTAIGPAFNQVIHAYPTWYYDVSVPAGTPLEFKFFKKNGSTVTWESGSNHTFTTPTSGTATVTVNWQ, from the coding sequence ATGTTCAAATTAACCAAGCGAGTCATGCTCAGTGCCACACTGGCACTCGGCTTGATGGCGGGAAGCGCCTTCCCTTTTCTAACCACAGCGTCTGTTTTCGCAGATCCTGATACTGCCGTAACCAATAAGCAGAATTTCAGTACAGATGTCATCTATCAGGTGTTCACAGACCGCTTCTCTGACGGCAACCCCGCCAACAATCCAACAGGAGGAGCTTATGACGCAAGTTGTAGCAATCTTAAATTGTACTGTGGTGGTGACTGGCAGGGTCTAATTGACAAAATTAATGATAACTACTTTACCGATCTAGGCATAACCGCGCTCTGGATCTCTCAACCTGTTGAAAATATCTACTCCCTCATCAACTATTCGGGTGTCAACAACACAGCCTACCATGGCTATTGGGCGCGCGACTTCAAGAAAACGAACCCAGCCTTTGGCACGATGACTGATTTCAAAAACCTGGTCGACACGGCTCATGCCAAAGACATTAAGATCATCATCGACTTCGCTCCTAACCATACCTCTCCCGCCATGGAAACCGATACTTCATTTGCTGAGAATGGCAGGTTGTATGATAATGGCAACCTTGTAGGCGGGTACACCAATGATACCAACCAGTATTTCCATCACAATGGCGGCTCTGACTTCTCCACACTGGAGAACGGCATTTATAAAAACCTCTACGACCTGGCTGACCTGAACCACAATAACGGTACAATTGATACGTATTTCAAGGATGCAATCAAGCAGTGGCTGGATATGGGCATTGACGGAATTCGTGTAGATGCCGTGAAGCATATGCCAATGGGCTGGCAAAAGAATTGGATGTCTTCGATCTATACACATCAGCCTGTGTTTACCTTTGGCGAGTGGTTCCTGGGATCATCTGCTTCAGATGCAGATAATAATGATTTTGCGAATAAATCCGGTATGAGTCTGCTGGACTTCCGCTTCAATCAAGAGGTTCGGAATGTCTTCCGTGACAATACGGCCACGATGTACGCACTAGATTCCATGATTAGCAGCACTGGAGCGGATTACGATCACATCCATGATCAGGTTACTTTTATCGATAATCACGACATGGATCGTTTCAAAACCAATGCAGTAAACAATCGCCGTCTGGAGCAAGCTTTGGCATTTACATTAACCTCGCGCGGTGTACCTGCCATCTACTATGGAACAGAGCAATATATGACCGGGAATGGTGATCCAGATAACCGTGGTAAGATGCCTTCCTTCTCCAAAACATCTACGGCGTTCAATGTCATCAGCAAACTGGCTCCATTACGTAAGTCCAATCCGGCAATTGCCTATGGTTCAACGCAGCAACGCTGGATCAACAACGACGTCTACATCTATGAGCGCAAATTCGGCAAAAGTGTGGCTGTCGTTGCAATCAATCGTAGTACCTCTGCGTCTGCATCCATCTCAGGTCTAACCACCTCGCTTCCTACGGGTACATATACGGACGTGCTTGGTGGCGCACTTAATGGCAGTCAGATTTCCTCTAATGGAGGAAACATCACGTCCTTCAATCTTGCAGCAGGCGCTACAGCCGTTTGGCAGTATACAGCAAATGAGACCACTCCAACCATTGGTAATGTAGGTCCAACCATGGGCAAAGCGGGAAATGAAGTCACGATTGATGGTCGAGGATTCGGTGCTTCCAAAGGCACAGTACACTTTGGAACTACAGCAGTAACAGGTGCAGCCATCACCTCTTGGGAAGATACACAGATCAAAGTCAAGATTCCAGCCGTCGCAGCGGGAACTTACGCAGTGAAAGTAACAGCAGGCGGAGTCAGTAGCAATGCGTATAACGATTTTACGGTTCTTAGCGGAGATCAGGTTTCTGTCCGGTTTGTCATCAATAACGCCACCACTTCACTCGGCGAGAACATCTATCTGACTGGAAACGTGGCTGAGTTAGGAAGTTGGTCCACAGGCTCCACCGCAATTGGCCCAGCGTTCAATCAGGTCATTCATGCATATCCAACCTGGTACTATGACGTTAGTGTTCCAGCCGGTACACCGCTAGAGTTCAAGTTCTTCAAAAAGAACGGCTCCACGGTTACGTGGGAAAGCGGTTCCAACCATACCTTTACTACCCCGACAAGCGGAACAGCTACGGTTACAGTGAACTGGCAATAA